The Allochromatium tepidum genome has a window encoding:
- the purL gene encoding phosphoribosylformylglycinamidine synthase has translation MLVLRGAPAFSELRLQKLADRLRELTGLHIRPYAEYVHFAQVTAELSAEERAILERLLRYGPSLPAHEPEGRLVLVVPRPGTISPWSSKATDIAHNCGLKTIRRLERGIAYYLTGESAEIDGHVLGAAAAVLHDRMTQVVRFDLDSAGQLFESAEPRPMQRVDVIGAGRPALETANLELGLALSDDEIDYLTENFSALGRNPTDVELMMFAQANSEHCRHKIFNADWVIDGEPQTHSLFAMIRHTTQSSPEGVLSAYKDNAAVLEGWEGRRFIPCPKTRVYCESEEPIHLLMKVETHNHPTAIAPDPGAATGSGGEIRDEGATGQGAKPKAGLCGFSVSNLRIPGFEQPWEVDHGKPERIVSAFDIMIEGPIGAAAFNNEFGRPNLAGYFRTYEQAIPGPDGRNELRGYHKPIMLAGGMGNIRDEHVEKRPFPAGTPLVVLGGPAMLIGLGGGAASSMASGASAEDLDFASVQRANPEMQRRCQEVIDRCWARGEDNPILFIHDVGAGGLSNALPELVHDGGRGGRFDLAAIPSDDPSLSPMELWCNESQERYVLAVAAEQLDEFKAICERERCPYAVVGEATEIEHLTLEDAARGERPIDMPLSLLLGKPPRMRREVERLPSPGAPFDTSGIELSDAIARVLRLPTVADKSFLITIGDRSITGLVAREQMVGPWQVPVADCAVTLSDFSGYTGEAMAIGERTPLALLDAPASGRMAVGEAITNILAADIAVLGDIKLSANWMAAAGHPGEDARLYDTVRAVGLELCAELGIAIPVGKDSMSMKTVWNTPEGERREMTSPLSLIVSAFAPVEDVRDTLTPQLRTDQGDTDLILIDLGRGRNRLGGSALAQVYNRIGTEPPDLDDPDLLKRFFAALQELRAEGMILAYHDRSDGGLLATLCEMAFAGHCGLDIDLAAIGSDVLAALFSEELGAVIQVRHTDTDDVLQILEYHGLAEFSPVIGLLDDSDQIRICHRCCTLFTADRAELQRLWSETSYRMQARRDDPECAAEAFARIGAPDPGLNAVLTFDPDDDIAAPYIERGARPPIAILRDQGVNGQIEMAAAFHAAGFSCVDVHLSDVIAGRVDLADFRGLVACGGFSYGDVLGAGEGWAKTILFNARARDQFQAFFARTDTFALGVCNGCQMLSNLRELIPGADHWPHFVRNRSEQFEARTLMLQVEATPSALMAGMAGSRMPIAVAHGEGRAEFRDAAHLAAAEPWVVARYVENDGRIAERYPANPNGSPNGIAGLTTTDGRVTILMPHPERVFRAVQNSWHPDDWGQDGPWMRLFRNARVWVG, from the coding sequence ATGCTTGTCCTCCGTGGCGCGCCCGCCTTCTCCGAACTCCGTCTCCAGAAACTGGCCGACCGGCTGCGCGAGCTGACCGGACTCCACATCCGGCCCTATGCCGAGTATGTGCATTTCGCCCAGGTGACGGCTGAACTCAGCGCCGAGGAGCGCGCCATCCTGGAGCGTCTGCTGCGCTATGGGCCGAGCCTGCCGGCGCATGAGCCCGAGGGACGTCTGGTGCTGGTGGTGCCGCGACCGGGGACCATCTCGCCCTGGTCGTCGAAGGCGACCGACATCGCGCACAACTGCGGCCTGAAGACGATCCGCCGTCTGGAGCGCGGCATCGCCTATTATCTGACCGGCGAATCGGCCGAGATCGACGGCCATGTGCTGGGGGCGGCGGCCGCCGTTCTGCACGACCGCATGACCCAGGTGGTCCGCTTCGATCTGGACTCGGCCGGTCAGCTCTTCGAGTCCGCCGAGCCGCGTCCGATGCAGCGGGTCGACGTCATCGGCGCCGGACGTCCGGCGCTGGAAACGGCCAATCTCGAACTGGGCCTGGCGCTCTCCGACGACGAGATCGACTATCTGACCGAAAACTTCAGCGCGCTCGGCCGCAATCCGACCGATGTGGAGCTGATGATGTTCGCCCAGGCCAACTCCGAGCACTGCCGGCACAAGATCTTCAACGCCGACTGGGTGATCGACGGCGAGCCGCAGACCCATTCGCTGTTCGCCATGATCCGCCATACCACCCAGAGTTCGCCCGAAGGCGTGCTCTCCGCCTACAAGGACAACGCCGCCGTGCTCGAAGGCTGGGAAGGACGGCGTTTCATCCCTTGTCCCAAAACGCGCGTCTATTGCGAGTCCGAGGAACCCATTCATCTGTTGATGAAGGTCGAGACCCACAATCACCCGACCGCCATCGCGCCCGATCCGGGCGCGGCCACCGGCTCGGGCGGCGAGATCCGCGACGAGGGCGCGACCGGGCAGGGCGCCAAGCCCAAGGCCGGTCTGTGCGGCTTCTCGGTGTCGAACCTGCGTATCCCCGGTTTCGAGCAGCCCTGGGAGGTCGATCACGGCAAGCCGGAGCGCATCGTCTCGGCGTTCGACATCATGATCGAGGGACCGATCGGCGCGGCGGCTTTCAACAACGAGTTCGGACGGCCCAATCTGGCCGGCTATTTCCGCACCTACGAGCAGGCGATCCCCGGCCCGGACGGCCGCAACGAACTGCGCGGCTATCACAAGCCGATCATGCTCGCCGGCGGCATGGGCAACATCCGCGACGAGCATGTCGAGAAGCGCCCCTTCCCGGCGGGCACGCCGCTGGTCGTGCTCGGCGGACCGGCGATGCTGATCGGTCTCGGCGGCGGTGCGGCCTCCAGCATGGCGTCGGGCGCCTCGGCCGAGGATCTGGATTTCGCCTCGGTGCAGCGCGCCAACCCTGAGATGCAGCGGCGCTGTCAGGAGGTCATCGACCGCTGCTGGGCGCGCGGTGAGGACAATCCGATCCTCTTCATCCATGACGTCGGCGCGGGCGGACTGTCCAACGCGCTGCCCGAGCTGGTGCACGACGGCGGACGCGGCGGGCGCTTCGATCTGGCCGCGATCCCGAGCGACGATCCCTCGCTGTCGCCGATGGAACTCTGGTGCAACGAGTCGCAGGAGCGCTATGTGCTGGCGGTCGCCGCCGAGCAGCTGGACGAGTTCAAGGCCATCTGCGAGCGCGAGCGCTGCCCCTATGCCGTGGTCGGCGAGGCGACCGAGATCGAGCATCTAACGCTCGAAGACGCCGCGCGCGGTGAGCGCCCGATCGACATGCCGCTCTCGCTGCTGCTCGGCAAACCGCCGCGGATGCGCCGCGAGGTCGAGCGTCTGCCGTCACCCGGCGCGCCCTTCGACACCAGCGGCATCGAACTGAGCGACGCCATCGCCCGCGTGCTTCGTCTGCCGACGGTCGCCGACAAGAGCTTCCTCATCACCATCGGCGACCGCAGCATCACCGGACTGGTGGCGCGCGAGCAGATGGTCGGTCCCTGGCAGGTGCCGGTCGCCGACTGCGCCGTGACCCTGAGCGATTTCAGCGGCTACACCGGCGAGGCCATGGCCATCGGCGAGCGCACCCCGCTGGCGCTGCTCGATGCCCCGGCCTCGGGCCGGATGGCGGTCGGCGAGGCCATCACCAACATCCTCGCCGCCGACATCGCCGTGCTGGGCGACATCAAGCTTTCGGCCAACTGGATGGCCGCCGCCGGACATCCGGGCGAGGATGCCCGGCTCTACGACACGGTGCGCGCGGTCGGTCTGGAACTCTGCGCCGAACTCGGGATCGCGATCCCGGTCGGCAAGGATTCCATGAGCATGAAGACGGTGTGGAACACGCCCGAGGGCGAGCGGCGCGAGATGACTTCGCCCCTGTCGTTGATCGTCTCGGCCTTCGCGCCGGTCGAGGACGTGCGCGACACCCTGACGCCGCAACTGCGCACCGATCAGGGCGACACCGATCTGATCCTGATCGATCTCGGGCGCGGGCGCAACCGGCTCGGCGGCTCGGCGCTGGCGCAGGTCTACAACCGGATCGGTACCGAGCCGCCGGACCTCGACGATCCCGATCTGCTCAAACGCTTCTTCGCGGCGCTCCAGGAACTGCGCGCCGAGGGCATGATCCTGGCCTATCACGACCGCTCCGACGGCGGTCTGCTCGCGACCCTGTGCGAGATGGCCTTCGCCGGACACTGCGGTCTGGACATCGACCTGGCCGCGATCGGCTCCGACGTGCTCGCCGCCCTGTTCAGCGAGGAACTGGGCGCGGTCATCCAGGTGCGCCATACCGACACGGATGATGTGCTCCAGATCCTGGAGTACCACGGTCTGGCCGAGTTCAGCCCGGTGATCGGGCTGCTCGACGACAGCGACCAGATCCGTATCTGTCATCGTTGCTGCACCCTGTTCACGGCCGATCGTGCCGAGCTGCAACGGCTCTGGTCCGAGACCAGCTACCGGATGCAGGCGCGGCGCGACGATCCCGAGTGCGCGGCCGAAGCCTTCGCGCGTATCGGCGCACCCGATCCGGGCCTGAATGCGGTCCTGACCTTCGATCCCGACGACGACATCGCCGCACCCTACATCGAACGCGGGGCGCGTCCGCCGATCGCCATCCTGCGCGATCAGGGCGTCAATGGTCAGATCGAGATGGCCGCCGCCTTCCATGCCGCCGGCTTCTCCTGTGTCGACGTGCATCTATCCGATGTCATCGCCGGGCGCGTGGATCTGGCCGATTTCCGGGGTCTGGTGGCCTGTGGCGGCTTCTCCTACGGCGACGTGCTGGGCGCGGGCGAGGGCTGGGCCAAGACCATCCTGTTCAACGCCCGCGCGCGCGATCAGTTCCAGGCGTTCTTCGCGCGTACCGACACCTTCGCGCTCGGTGTCTGCAACGGCTGCCAGATGCTCTCCAACCTGCGCGAGCTGATTCCGGGTGCCGATCACTGGCCGCACTTCGTGCGCAACCGCTCCGAGCAATTCGAGGCGCGCACGCTCATGCTCCAGGTCGAGGCAACCCCCTCGGCACTGATGGCAGGCATGGCCGGATCGCGGATGCCGATCGCCGTGGCGCATGGCGAGGGGAGGGCGGAGTTCCGCGACGCGGCCCATCTGGCGGCGGCCGAACCCTGGGTGGTGGCGCGCTATGTCGAGAACGACGGCCGGATCGCCGAACGCTATCCGGCCAACCCCAACGGCTCGCCCAACGGCATCGCCGGACTGACCACCACCGACGGGCGCGTCACCATCCTGATGCCGCATCCCGAGCGCGTCTTCCGGGCCGTCCAGAACTCCTGGCATCCGGATGACTGGGGTCAGGACGGTCCCTGGATGCGGCTGTTCCGCAATGCGCGCGTCTGGGTCGGCTGA
- the rlmB gene encoding 23S rRNA (guanosine(2251)-2'-O)-methyltransferase RlmB — MTECAPVGGIHSVRAALKFGAEGVDEVWLERLRRDRRLQELADLAREAGIRLRQVERAELERAAAGVNHQGVLAWVRVPSSRTESDLTALLDRLDVPPFLLLLDEVQDPHNLGACLRTAEAVGVQAVIAPKDNAVGLTPVVCKVASGAAETLPYVQVTNLARVMDALKERGIWLTGTAGEASDELYAADLTGPLGLVMGAEGSGLRRLTRERCDRLVRLPMCGRVESLNVSVAAGVCLYEALRQRRT, encoded by the coding sequence ATGACTGAGTGCGCGCCCGTCGGGGGCATCCACAGTGTCCGCGCGGCGCTGAAGTTCGGCGCCGAGGGTGTCGATGAGGTCTGGCTGGAGCGGTTGCGGCGTGACCGGCGCCTGCAGGAACTGGCGGATCTGGCGCGCGAGGCCGGTATCCGGCTGCGTCAGGTCGAGCGTGCTGAGCTGGAACGAGCCGCCGCCGGGGTCAATCATCAGGGTGTGCTCGCCTGGGTGCGGGTGCCGTCCTCGCGCACCGAATCCGACCTGACGGCGCTGCTCGATCGACTCGATGTGCCGCCATTCCTGCTACTCTTGGACGAGGTTCAGGATCCGCACAATCTCGGCGCCTGTCTGCGTACCGCCGAGGCGGTCGGCGTCCAGGCCGTCATCGCACCCAAAGACAACGCGGTCGGGCTGACGCCTGTGGTGTGCAAGGTCGCCAGCGGTGCCGCCGAGACGCTGCCCTATGTCCAGGTGACGAATCTGGCGCGGGTCATGGACGCACTCAAGGAGCGCGGCATCTGGCTGACCGGCACAGCGGGCGAAGCGAGCGACGAACTCTATGCCGCCGATCTGACCGGCCCCCTGGGTCTGGTGATGGGGGCCGAGGGCAGCGGACTGCGCCGTCTGACCCGCGAGCGCTGCGATCGTCTGGTGCGTCTGCCGATGTGCGGCCGGGTGGAGAGCCTGAATGTATCGGTCGCCGCCGGCGTCTGTCTCTATGAGGCGTTGCGTCAACGGCGCACCTAG
- the rnr gene encoding ribonuclease R codes for MTKRRSATPAKSADPHRQREARKYANPIPSREFILETLANHGAPLAFDEIAAALALSDEQDLIALERRLGAMVRDGQLVRNRNHAFCPVNSRDLIAGRVIGHPDGFGFVRPDEGGDDLYLYPKEMRALFHGDRVVVRVAGRDRRGRLEGALVEILERNTHSVVGRLYKESGVGFVVPDHKRLTHDIIIPSDRLAGAEQGQIVVADITDQPTQRTQPIGRIREVLGDHLAPGMETDIAIRAHNLPVEWPDEVMAEIAGLTEEVPEAAKAGRVDLRHLPLVTIDGADARDFDDAVYCERKPKGWKLLVCIADVSSYVRPGTALDREAQARGNSVYFPDRVVPMLPEVLSNGLCSLNPHVDRLCMTAELYVNREGQVTRARFFEAVMRSHARLTYDQVAAMVVDGDGELCERFAEILPHLHELYQLYKALQAARAERGAIDFDTTETKFLFNEQGRIESVVPLVRNDAHKMIEECMLAANVAAARQFQRKRLPGIYRIHDLPSQEKLNDLREFLAQLALKLPGGEKPTAADYAALLEQIKERPDRRLIQTVLLRSMQQAMYSTDNAGHFGLAFDAYTHFTSPIRRYPDLVVHRLIKHLIAGGTASDLDYTKTELQQVAEWCSGTERRADEATRDAEDWLKCEFMQDKLGEKFDGTITGVNSFGIFVELDEVRVDGLVHITALDNDFYHFDPIGHRLHGERTGMVYRLGDRLRVQVASVNLDDRKIDFVLAEPMAKTGRRWPKPGGEPVPTDAKPKRGKRQGGPSGERPTSEAAAKSDKGGMTDAGKSAPKKSRSRSKRKRSFNAVKHDD; via the coding sequence GTGACCAAACGCCGATCAGCCACACCTGCCAAGAGCGCGGACCCCCATCGCCAACGCGAGGCGCGGAAGTACGCCAACCCCATCCCGAGCCGGGAATTCATCCTCGAAACCCTGGCCAATCACGGCGCGCCGCTCGCGTTCGACGAGATCGCCGCCGCACTCGCGCTCTCCGATGAACAGGATCTGATCGCGCTCGAACGCCGTCTCGGCGCCATGGTCCGCGACGGCCAACTGGTCCGCAATCGCAATCACGCCTTCTGTCCGGTCAACAGCCGCGACCTGATCGCCGGGCGCGTCATCGGGCATCCCGACGGCTTCGGTTTCGTGCGGCCCGACGAGGGCGGGGACGATCTCTATCTCTATCCCAAGGAGATGCGCGCGCTCTTCCACGGCGATCGGGTGGTGGTGCGGGTGGCCGGGCGCGATCGGCGCGGACGGCTCGAAGGCGCGCTGGTCGAGATCCTGGAGCGCAACACCCATAGCGTGGTGGGACGCCTATATAAAGAGAGTGGCGTCGGTTTCGTGGTGCCGGATCACAAGCGGCTCACCCATGACATCATCATCCCCAGCGACCGGCTCGCCGGTGCCGAGCAGGGGCAGATCGTGGTGGCCGACATCACGGATCAGCCGACCCAGCGCACCCAGCCGATCGGCCGCATTCGCGAGGTGCTCGGCGATCATCTGGCCCCCGGCATGGAGACCGACATCGCCATCCGCGCCCACAACCTGCCGGTCGAGTGGCCGGATGAGGTCATGGCCGAGATCGCGGGTCTGACCGAGGAGGTGCCGGAGGCGGCCAAGGCCGGGCGTGTCGATCTGCGTCATCTGCCGCTGGTGACGATCGACGGGGCCGATGCGCGCGACTTCGACGATGCCGTCTACTGCGAGCGCAAGCCCAAGGGCTGGAAGCTGCTGGTCTGTATCGCCGATGTCTCCAGCTATGTGCGCCCCGGCACCGCGCTCGACCGCGAGGCCCAGGCGCGCGGCAACTCGGTCTATTTCCCGGATCGCGTCGTTCCGATGCTGCCCGAGGTGCTCTCCAACGGACTCTGTTCGCTCAATCCGCATGTCGACCGGCTGTGCATGACGGCCGAACTCTATGTCAACCGTGAGGGCCAGGTCACACGCGCCCGCTTCTTCGAGGCGGTGATGCGCTCGCATGCACGGCTGACCTATGATCAGGTCGCGGCCATGGTGGTCGACGGCGATGGCGAGCTGTGCGAACGTTTCGCCGAGATCCTGCCGCATCTACACGAGCTCTATCAGCTCTACAAGGCGCTCCAGGCGGCGCGCGCCGAGCGCGGCGCGATCGACTTCGACACCACTGAAACCAAGTTCCTGTTCAACGAGCAGGGACGAATCGAATCCGTGGTGCCGCTGGTGCGCAACGACGCCCACAAGATGATCGAGGAATGCATGCTGGCGGCCAATGTCGCGGCGGCACGCCAGTTCCAGCGCAAGCGGTTGCCGGGGATCTATCGCATCCACGACCTGCCGAGTCAGGAAAAGCTCAACGATCTGCGCGAATTCCTGGCGCAGTTGGCGCTGAAGCTGCCGGGCGGCGAGAAGCCGACGGCGGCGGACTATGCCGCGTTGCTGGAGCAGATCAAGGAGCGCCCCGACCGGCGTCTGATCCAGACCGTGCTGCTGCGCTCGATGCAGCAGGCCATGTACAGCACCGACAATGCCGGTCACTTCGGTCTGGCCTTCGACGCCTACACCCATTTCACCTCGCCGATCCGGCGCTATCCGGATCTGGTCGTGCACCGGCTCATCAAGCACCTGATCGCGGGTGGTACGGCCTCGGATCTCGATTACACCAAGACCGAGCTGCAACAGGTCGCCGAGTGGTGCTCGGGCACCGAACGGCGTGCGGATGAGGCCACGCGCGACGCCGAGGACTGGCTCAAGTGCGAGTTCATGCAGGACAAGCTGGGCGAGAAGTTCGACGGCACCATCACCGGCGTCAATTCGTTCGGCATCTTCGTCGAACTCGACGAGGTGCGTGTCGATGGGCTGGTGCACATCACGGCGCTCGACAACGACTTCTATCATTTCGACCCCATCGGTCATCGTCTGCATGGCGAGCGCACCGGCATGGTCTATCGTCTCGGCGACCGGCTGCGGGTGCAGGTGGCGTCGGTCAACCTGGATGACCGCAAGATCGATTTCGTGCTCGCCGAGCCGATGGCCAAGACCGGACGTCGCTGGCCGAAGCCGGGCGGCGAACCGGTGCCGACTGACGCGAAGCCCAAGCGCGGCAAGCGACAGGGTGGGCCATCGGGCGAGCGTCCGACTTCGGAAGCCGCCGCCAAGAGCGACAAAGGCGGCATGACCGATGCCGGCAAGTCCGCGCCCAAGAAATCGCGTTCGCGCTCCAAGCGCAAGCGTTCGTTCAACGCTGTGAAGCACGATGACTGA
- the purB gene encoding adenylosuccinate lyase, whose translation MSMPLSTLTAISPVDGRYGDRAADLRAIFSEYGLIHHRVLVEVRWLQTLANHPGIREVPSFSESANQLLDQIAADFSLADAERVKEIERTTNHDVKAVEYFLKERIAENAELTAVSEFIHFACTSEDINNLSHGLMVQAGRERVLLPQMDALIEAIRALAHQYADQPMLSRTHGQPATPTTLGKELANVVHRLRAQRARVAEVALLGKINGAVGNYNAHQVAYPEVDWPLLAQTFVESLGLTWNPYTTQIEPHDYLAELFDALARFDTILIDFCRDVWGYISLGYFKQRTIAGEVGSSTMPHKVNPIDFENGEGNLGIANAILEHLAGKLPISRWQRDLTDSTVLRNLGVGLAHLSIALQSIRKGLSKLEADPARLAADLEANWEVLAEPIQTVMRRHGVEQPYEKLKELTRGRRIGAEALTAFVETLEIPDSAKAELKALTPARYIGEAAKLARAI comes from the coding sequence ATGTCGATGCCGCTTTCCACGCTCACCGCGATCTCACCGGTGGATGGCCGTTATGGAGACCGCGCCGCAGACCTGCGCGCAATCTTCAGCGAATACGGACTCATCCATCATCGCGTCCTGGTCGAGGTGCGCTGGCTCCAGACGCTGGCCAATCACCCCGGCATCCGGGAAGTCCCGTCCTTCTCCGAATCCGCCAACCAGTTGCTCGACCAAATCGCCGCCGACTTCAGTCTCGCCGACGCCGAGCGGGTCAAGGAGATCGAACGCACCACCAATCACGACGTCAAGGCGGTCGAATACTTCCTCAAGGAGCGCATCGCCGAGAACGCCGAACTGACGGCCGTCAGCGAATTCATCCATTTCGCCTGCACCTCTGAGGACATCAACAACCTCTCGCACGGTCTCATGGTCCAGGCCGGGCGCGAGCGGGTGTTGCTGCCGCAGATGGACGCCCTGATCGAGGCGATCCGCGCCCTCGCCCACCAATACGCCGACCAGCCGATGCTTTCGCGCACCCATGGCCAGCCCGCGACCCCGACCACGCTCGGCAAGGAACTGGCCAACGTGGTGCACCGTCTGCGCGCCCAGCGCGCGCGCGTGGCCGAGGTCGCGCTACTCGGCAAGATCAACGGCGCCGTCGGCAACTACAACGCGCATCAGGTCGCTTATCCCGAGGTCGACTGGCCGTTGCTGGCGCAAACCTTCGTCGAATCGCTGGGCCTGACCTGGAACCCCTACACCACCCAGATCGAGCCGCACGATTATCTGGCCGAGCTGTTCGACGCGCTGGCCCGCTTCGACACCATCCTGATCGACTTCTGCCGCGACGTCTGGGGCTACATCTCGCTCGGCTATTTCAAGCAGCGCACCATCGCCGGCGAAGTCGGCTCCTCGACCATGCCGCACAAGGTCAACCCGATCGACTTCGAGAACGGCGAGGGCAATCTCGGGATCGCCAACGCCATCCTGGAACATTTGGCCGGCAAGCTGCCGATCTCGCGCTGGCAGCGTGATCTGACAGACTCGACCGTACTGCGCAACCTGGGCGTGGGACTGGCCCATCTGAGCATCGCGCTCCAGTCGATCCGGAAGGGCTTGAGCAAGCTGGAAGCCGACCCCGCTCGCCTGGCCGCCGATCTCGAAGCCAACTGGGAAGTGCTGGCCGAGCCGATCCAGACCGTGATGCGCCGTCACGGTGTCGAGCAGCCCTACGAAAAGCTCAAGGAACTGACGCGCGGACGGCGCATCGGCGCCGAAGCCCTGACCGCCTTCGTCGAGACCCTGGAGATCCCGGACTCAGCCAAGGCCGAACTCAAGGCCCTGACGCCCGCTCGCTACATCGGCGAAGCCGCCAAGCTGGCGCGCGCCATCTGA
- a CDS encoding STAS domain-containing protein produces MSIESNKNAGVLVVMPRGRLDTQASPEAEQFIMQAIDQGESRILMDFGATDYISSAGLRVLLKATKQIKQVGGAFGLCNANEQIREVLKISGFETLMPCYEGLDEALARL; encoded by the coding sequence ATGAGTATCGAGTCGAACAAGAACGCCGGCGTACTGGTGGTCATGCCCAGGGGGCGTCTGGATACCCAGGCTTCGCCCGAGGCCGAGCAATTCATCATGCAGGCCATCGATCAGGGCGAGAGCCGGATCCTGATGGATTTCGGCGCCACCGACTACATCTCCAGCGCCGGTCTGCGCGTGCTGCTCAAGGCCACCAAGCAGATCAAACAGGTGGGTGGCGCCTTCGGACTCTGCAATGCCAACGAGCAGATCCGTGAAGTGCTCAAGATCAGCGGCTTCGAGACCCTCATGCCTTGTTACGAGGGTCTCGATGAGGCGTTGGCGCGTCTCTGA